The following coding sequences are from one Nicotiana tomentosiformis chromosome 3, ASM39032v3, whole genome shotgun sequence window:
- the LOC138907576 gene encoding uncharacterized protein, with protein sequence MFGTFAQAGLITLAPATSQARGGAQTPVARIPEQRVQVDQVPEVIPVQPVAPVQPEVRATTSEVEQLRLERYKKYHPPTFSILASKDAHDFLEECYRIVRTMGILESSGVAFTTFHLKGATYQWWRAYGLGSLAKAASLTWDQFSETFLREFVPERLRDAWRIEFEQLRQALVATVREQTRRLIEGLNLGIRFSMARELEMDIPYQQVVEIARILEGMWAWEREKRKAKRPRDSGTYSGARALVVAVACHARGYVSRPIHSALLASSSIPATPRPQVPHYAPPLSSAPPARGAFFDSTYSYVSSYFAPYLGVFCDSFSSPIYVSTPVVDSIVVGRMYRSCLVVLGGFEIRVDLLLLNMVDFDIILGMDWLLPFHAILNCHAKTVTLAMPGFPRLEWMGALAYVPSRAISFLKAQWMVQKGCNMYLAYVRDVSVNTPIVESVPIVKDYPDVFPADLPGMPPNRDIDFGIDLLSGTQPISIPPYRMAPAKLKE encoded by the exons ATGTTCGGCACTTtcgctcaggcggggttgatcacacttgctcctgccacatctcaggccaggggaggagcacagactcctgtcgCCCGTATCCctgagcagcgggtccaggttgaccaggtcccagaggttatTCCAGTGCAGCCGGTcgccccagttcagcccgaggttagagcAACAACTTCTGAGGttgagcagctcaggctcgagaggtacaagaagtaccaccctcctactttcagcatTTTGGCTTCAAAGGATGCCCAtgattttcttgaggagtgctaTCGTATcgttcgtactatgggtattctggagtcgagtggggttgctttcactacgttccatcttaagggagcgacttatcagtggtggcgagcgtatggGTTGGGTAGCCTGGCCAAAGCAGCTTCACTcacctgggatcagttctcagagacgttcttgagggagtttgttcccgaGAGGCTTAGGGACgcatggcgcatagagtttgagcagttgcgccagg ccttggttgctactgtcagAGAGCAAACTCGTCGgcttatcgaggggctcaaccttggtatcagatttagcatggcccgagagttagagatggacattccataccagcaggtagtggagaTCGCTAGAATATTAGAGGGTATGTGGGCCTGGGAGAGAGAGAagaggaaggccaagaggcctcgagattctggaacatatagtggtgcccgtgcccTAGTTGTAGCTGTAGCCTGTCATGCTCGGGGCTATGTGAGccgccctattcattcagcacttctagcttccagCAGTATTCCAGCCACTCCCAGGCCTCAGGTTCCACATTATGCACCAccactgtctagtgcacctcctgcacggggtgctttcttTG actccacttattcctatgtatcatcttactttgccccatatttgggtgTATTCTGTGATTCTTTCAGTTCTCCTatctatgtgtccacgcctgtggtagattctattgttgttggccgtatgtatcggtcgtgtttagttgttcttggtggttttgagattAGAgtcgatctattgttgctcaatatggtagattttgatattattttgggcatggactggttgttgccctttcatgctattcttaattgtcacgccaagacggtgacgttggctatgccaggttttccACGGTTGGAGTGGATGGGTGCTTTAGCTTACGTTCCTAGCAGGGCTATCTCATTTCTGAAGGCTCAGTGGATGGTTCAAAAGGGGTGTAATATgtatctagcatatgtgagagatgtcagtgttaatactcctatcgttgagtcagttccgatagtaaaagactatccagatgtgtttccagcggatcttccgggcatgccgcccaacagggatatcgattttggtattgatttattatcGGGCAcgcaacccatttctattccaccataccgtatggccccagcaaaGTTGAAGGAGTGA